A genomic segment from Poecilia reticulata strain Guanapo linkage group LG3, Guppy_female_1.0+MT, whole genome shotgun sequence encodes:
- the jph3a gene encoding junctophilin-3 — translation MSTGGRFDFDDGGSYCGGWEQGKAHGRGVCTGPQGQGEYAGAWSHGFEVLGVYTWPSGNNYQGTWAQGKRHGVGVESKGRWEYRGEWTQGFKGRYGQLESTASGARYEGTWSNGLQDGYGTETYSDGGTYQGQWLAGMRHGYGVRQSVPYGMAAVILFPLRTSINSLRSEHSHGPPAAMEDGVATTPTDGVVAGLAGSPVGRGGFALTTSSEADRQRKRKGRFRQSILSGLKLRRSESKSSLASQLSKQSSFCSEAGMSTVSSAASDIHSNASESEQGAPVDATVTEMYAGEWRSDQRAGWGVSRRSDGLHYAGEWGANKRHGYGCTTFPDGTKEEGKYKQNVLVSGKRKNLIPLRASKIREKVDRAVEAAEKAAEIAKQKAEIAMSRMSHARGKAEAAERVAQKAMEECRLARITAKQLSPSFHIYGNGLECQALKHQDAKDKDHEVISTGTDSPELCTPDTTPPVTTPDLSPVLSVPTSPPRSPQKHVHRPRNACFMRQSAVDDQGGAEIQVLVEGRGVDLPRPGANSWTDAERGGSSRSTTPSLLEEQETQINGHEQQAPLSNHKPREKPSSSHKPRDYRAWEHSLPNQKPSKHASSNHKSREYSSSNHKTWDHSSTNHKACEHASSNYKPQVHILSNHKAFEHNISNHKTSEHASSNHKPQDYISSNHHAKDHVSSSANAREHVYSNHHPKQHNPSNHKLTXHAVIDQRLDGLGGGWAAESTLRWSPTHSRLTEQDEERMNDYTVDMRLHCPESPAPKNNRLRSRGLRPVREGSTDSVQMLDNLNVAPELEEWPLHRDLTLSPPLKSQPITLEQEGEHLALKSNSGSSSILVVLVILLNIGVAILFIHFFI, via the exons ATGTCCACTGGAGGCAGGTTTGACTTTGATGATGGGGGGTCGTACTGCGGGGGGTGGGAGCAGGGCAAGGCCCACGGCCGGGGGGTTTGCACGGGGCCCCAGGGCCAGGGCGAGTATGCTGGCGCCTGGAGCCACGGCTTCGAAGTGCTGGGCGTCTACACCTGGCCCAGCGGGAACAACTACCAGGGCACCTGGGCGCAGGGCAAGCGGCACGGCGTCGGCGTGGAGAGCAAGGGCCGCTGGGAGTACAGGGGGGAGTGGACCCAGGGCTTCAAGGGTCGCTACGGGCAGCTGGAGAGCACGGCCAGCGGGGCCCGCTAYGAGGGGACGTGGAGCAACGGGCTGCAGGACGGCTACGGCACGGAGACATACTCCGACGGAG GAACCTAYCAGGGCCAGTGGCTGGCCGGGATGCGCCATGGTTACGGCGTCCGGCAGAGCGTCCCGTACGGCATGGCCGCCGTCATCCTCTTCCCTCTGAGGACTTCCATAAACTCCCTCCGCTCCGAGCACAGCCACGGGCCGCCGGCCGCCATGGAGGACGGCGTCGCCACCACGCCCACGGACGGCGTGGTGGCCGGGCTGGCGGGGAGCCCGGTGGGCCGAGGCGGGTTCGCCCTGACGACGTCGAGCGAAGCGGACCGGCAGCGCAAGAGGAAGGGTCGGTTCCGGCAATCCATCCTGAGCGGGCTGAAGCTGCGGCGGTCCGAGTCCAAGAGCTCCCTGGCCAGCCAGCTGAGCAAGCAGAGCTCGTTCTGCAGCGAGGCCGGCATGAGCACGGTCAGCTCCGCCGCCTCCGACATCCACTCCAACGCCAGCGAGAGCGAGCAGGGCGCCCCGGTGGACGCCACAGTCACCGAAATGTACGCCGGGGAGTGGCGCAGCGACCAGCGGGCCGGCTGGGGCGTGAGCCGGCGCTCCGACGGGCTGCACTACGCCGGGGAGTGGGGCGCCAACAAGCGGCACGGCTACGGCTGCACCACGTTCCCCGACGGCACCAAGGAGGAAGGGAAGTACAAGCAGAACGTCCTGGTGAGCGGGAAGCGGAAGAACCTGATCCCACTGAGGGCCAGCAAGATCCGGGAGAAGGTGGACCGGGCGGTGGAGGCCGCCGAGAAGGCCGCCGAGATCGCCAAGCAGAAGGCCGAGATCGCCATGTCACG GATGAGCCACGCCCGCGGGAAGGCGGAGGCCGCTGAAAGGGTGGCGCAGAAGGCGATGGAGGAGTGCCGACTGGCCCGGATAACTGCCAAACAGCTCTCGCCCTCCTTCCATATCTACGGCAACG GGCTCGAATGTCAGGCGCTCAAACACCAGGACGCCAAGGACAAAGACCACGAGGTCATCTCCACGGGAACAGACAGTCCGGAGCTGTGCACTCCGGACACCACGCCGCCTGTAACAACACCTGATCTCAGCCCCGTGCTGAGCGTCCCCACCTCGCCCCCTCGCAGCCCGCAGAAGCACGTCCACCGGCCCAGAAACGCCTGCTTCATGCGGCAGAGCGCAGTGGACGATCAGGGCGGGGCTGAAATTCAGGTGTTGGTAGAGGGGCGTGGGGTGGACCTACCAAGGCCCGGCGCCAACAGTTGGACTGACGCGGAGCGGGGAGGCAGCAGCCGCTCAACCACGCCGTCTCTCCTGGAGGAGCAGGAGACCCAGATCAACGGCCACGAGCAGCAAGCCCCTCTGTCCAATCACAAACCCCGGGAGAAACCCTCATCCAGTCACAAGCCGCGGGACTACCGGGCGTGGGAGCACTCCCTGCCCAACCAGAAGCCGTCCAAGCATGCCAGCTCCAATCACAAGTCGAGGGAGTACTCGTCGTCCAATCACAAGACATGGGATCAYTCCTCCACCAATCACAAGGCCTGTGAGCACGCCTCTTCCAACTACAAGCCGCAGGTCCACATCTTATCCAATCACAAGGCCTTCGAACACAACATATCCAATCACAAGACTTCTGAGCATGCTTCTTCCAATCACAAGCCCCAGGACTATATCTCCTCCAATCACCACGCAAAGGACCACGTTTCTTCCAGCGCCAACGCCCGAGAGCATGTCTACTCCAACCACCATCCGAAGCAGCACAACCCCTCCAACCACAAGCTGACGGASCACGCCGTCATCGACCAGCGGCTGGACGGCCTCGGCGGGGGGTGGGCGGCCGAAAGCACGCTGCGCTGGAGCCCCACCCACtcccgcctcacagagcaggaCGAGGAGCGGATGAACGACTACACCGTCGACATGAGGCTGCACTGCCCGGAGTCGCCGGCGCCCAAGAACAACCGGCTGCGGTCGCGGGGCCTTCGGCCGGTCAGGGAGGGTTCCACGGACTCTGTGCAGATGCTGGACAACCTGAATGTGGCGCCGGAGCTGGAGGAGTGGCCGCTGCACAGGGACCTCACCCTCTCCCCGCCCCTAAAGTCTCAGCCCATCACTCTGGAGCAGGAAGGAGAGCATCTGGCTCTCAAATCAAACTCA GGCTCCAGCTCTATTCTGGTGGTTTTGGTCATTTTACTCAATATTGGAGTAGCCATTCTTTTCATCCActtctttatttaa